The following proteins come from a genomic window of Halictus rubicundus isolate RS-2024b chromosome 8, iyHalRubi1_principal, whole genome shotgun sequence:
- the Mekk1 gene encoding mitogen-activated protein kinase kinase kinase 4 isoform X3, with product MDIKSVEKDTPCKVTIRRRNTLDNIIFNEMCDKADRDYEDEVNLDATKEGNRKCKRSLKLLRGNERDLKLDMEAAYNYAEKSEHYQPSTPNHIKIETSNRFRCLRSKPVDIEEKKVQHEVNEQIIIPDNTGSVTQSPKTSSFKKREIFHDTFSMLIKLGSTERNCRRQMSHEESRWQNELKDLIWLELQAHHADRSPMAQDEYLCRQRESVEGLLKEIMEYRYNPLVNIKDNSGPWLNIRRPTNQVINPGSSPSIELGTCPGCLSMYCRACAKAQGEALQQIEGLLTRLDAAEALYPSSQALGTQYPLYKSSEFTGRVKAMCLWYNMTKHHRLKLQILGKLLMMSHTKKKLDDTVDSGISSRCSDTVDSSEHRQTMVRFEVSNQQEENSSPSDSNSSNNSSTGVSSVGQSWPSTPESSFTCTEDEKADRFDFYLVEFDRQAYRKYIEDVLKTRGLGKSLNFLERLHTSILRKARLTLEKCDISESSNLNEEYEGDKQLRRYGVWSPVAKELNLPSYRAAFVFLSRVPLDVVHEFLRMRLEQKPEQPSPLSVRQLMRELREGLRIACIHRDRFAAHSSAAIAGDNSSYEYLFQEDVKDFDESLKAVFEVYLDYLQQWVDMVQHDSFHKNLIMDEWIFVKSIAGNILDGYEIAGAKFCEIARTMIKQVKEFLNERPREIKESTEEWSDEDWTNKFQLMYVGREWQGMFVEAREKSVKSVTLARCLQRDIEKWPVFNKKLEESLTVLKETVMDLRHQISNVIENFERDLEQAEEPKTECDISAMRSRIREVLHQAYRMGFDYYKETCKLFTIGEKAVLARGLVTFALLWMEFVRTRCERGRGLRPRWANQGLEFLITVCEPHNTKHLTDEEFEELKTSMDRCISHVVGRPNTATNIETENLRKLSRSRASSPSHTRSRTASLSLSQKPRDILKSPDAPLNSKKATSPTVVDGNVPVISNTSSRGVSRQERVGRAINKVDSEIDERLRSRELIGQVTDRRAVDRVRIKARRVTFTWQRGIKIGQGRFGKVYTVVNNQTGELLAMKEVQLQPGDHRAIRRVAEELQIFEGIQQKHLVRYYGLEIHREEMLIFMEFCAEGTLESLIAGSGTGLPESLARKYTHQLLSAVAVLHSHGIVHRDIKTANIFLTDEGNCLKLGDFGSAVQIKAHTTMPGELQGFVGTQAYMAPEVFMKSETGGHGRAADIWSVGCCIIEMSSGRRPWSDYDSNYQIMFKVGMGETPALPKNLSVEGVDLVNKCLQHDPKKRLTANALLALPFAQAYEDVNADLMVPRHQI from the exons AT GGATATCAAATCGGTAGAAAAAGACACACCATGTAAGGTAACGATTCGCAGAAGGAATACTTTGGACAACATCATTTTTAATGAGATGTGCGACAAAGCGGACCGGGACTACGAAGATGAGGTGAATCTTGACGCAACGAAAGAGGGAAACCGGAAATGCAAGAGAAGTTTAAAATTGCTGCGCGGCAACGAAAGAGACTTGAAGCTGGATATGGAGGCGGCTTACAATTATGCAGAGAAATCGGAGCATTACCAACCGTCTACACCGAATCACATAAAG ATCGAAACTAGCAATAGATTCAGGTGTCTGCGGTCGAAGCCCGTTGATATCGAAGAGAAGAAAGTTCAGCATGAAGTTAATGAGCAGATTATAATCCCAGACAATACGGGATCGGTCACGCAATCGCCAAAGACGTCGAGCTTTAAAAAACGAGAAATATTTCACGATACATTTTCCATGCTCATCAAGTTG gGAAGCACAGAGCGTAATTGTCGTCGTCAAATGAGTCACGAAGAATCTAGGTGGCAAAATGAGTTGAAGGATTTAATTTGGCTGGAATTACAAGCTCATCATGCTGACCGCAGTCCAATGGCTCAAGACGAGTACTTATGTAGACAACGCGAATCTGTAGAAGGATTACTTAAAGAAATAATGGAATATAG ATACAACCCCCTTGTTAATATAAAAGATAATTCTGGACCTTGGCTCAACATCCGCAGGCCTACGAATCAAGTAATAAATCCTGGGTCTAGTCCAAGCATAGAATTAGGTACCTGTCCAGGATGTCTTTCAATGTATTGTAGAGCCTGTGCCAAAGCACAAGGAGAAGCTTTACAACAAATAGAAGGGTTATTAACTAGATTGGATGCAGCTGAAGCTCTTTATCCTTCTTCTCAAGCTTTGGGTACACAATACCCCTTGTACAAAAGTTCAGAATTCACTGGGAGAGTGAAAGCAATGTGTCTTTGGTACAATATGACTAAACACCATCGTCTTAAGTTACAAATATTGGGAAAATTATTAATGATGTCACATACAAAGAAGAAACTTGACGACACTGTGGATTCTGGGATTAG TTCAAGATGTTCGGATACCGTGGACTCTTCAGAACATCGACAAACTATGGTCAGGTTTGAGGTATCCAATCAGCAAGAAGAAAATTCTAGTCCCTCCGACAGTAACAGCAGTAATAATTCCTCGACTGGAGTATCCTCTGTCGGACAATCTTGGCCTTCCACTCCTGAATCCTCTTTTACTTGTACTGAGGATGAAAAGGCTGATAGATTTGATTTCTATTTAGTCGAATTCGATCGTCAAGCTTATAG GAAATATATTGAAGATGTATTGAAAACCAGAGGCCTTGGAAAAAGTCTGAATTTTCTTGAGAGATTACATACATCTATTTTGAGAAAGGCAAGACTGACATTAGAAAAATGTGATATAAGTGAGTCGAGTAATTTAAATGAGGAGTACGAAGGCGATAAGCAGTTGCGTAGATACGGAGTATGGAGTCCTGTGGCTAAAGAATTGAATCTTCCGTCGTATAG GGCCGCCTTTGTGTTTCTGTCTCGAGTACCTTTGGACGTTGTTCATGAATTCCTGAGAATGAGATTGGAGCAAAAGCCAGAACAACCTAGCCCATTGTCTGTCCGGCAACTTATGCGTGAACTTAGGGAAGGCCTTAGAATTGCATGCATTCATCGTGACAGATTTGCTGCGCATTCTAGTGCAGCAATTGCCGGCGATAATAGTAGTTATGAATATTTATTCCAAGAGGATGTGAAAGACTTTGATGAAAGTTTGAAGGCTGTGTTTGAAGTGTACCTTGACTATCTACAACAATGGGTAGATATGGTACAACACGAtagttttcacaaaaatttaataatggaTGAATGGATTTTTGTGAAATCCATTGCAGGAAATATATTAGATGGTTATGAGATTGCTGGTGCCAAGTTTTg TGAAATAGCAAGGACGATGATTAAACAAGTTAAAGAGTTCCTCAATGAGAGACCTCGAGAGATTAAAGAAAGTACAGAGGAATGGAGCGACGAAGACTGGACAAATAA ATTTCAGTTGATGTATGTTGGGCGAGAATGGCAAGGGATGTttgtcgaagctcgagagaagaGTGTAAAGAGTGTCACATTGGCAAGATGCTTGCAGCGTGACATTGAAAAGTGGCCTGTTTTCAACAAAAAGTTAGAGGAATCCCTAACAGTTTTAAAG GAAACGGTTATGGATCTCCGACACCAGATATCAAAtgttattgaaaatttcgaacgtgATCTTGAACAAGCAGAAGAACCAAAAACTGAATGTGATATATCTGCCATGCGATCAAGAATAAGAGAAGTACTTCACCAGGCTTATCGAATGGGCTTTGACTATTATAAAGAAACCtgtaaattatttacaataggaGAAAAAGCTGTACTAGCACGAGGACTAGTTACTTTTGCACTTTTGTGGATGGAATTCGTTAGAACTAGATGTGAAAGAGGGAGAGGTTTAAGACCTAGATGGGCGAACCAAGGCttggaatttttaattacagTATGCGAACCTCATAATACTAAACATTTAACTGACGAAGAATTTGAAGAATTGAAGACATCTATGGATCGTTGTATATCCCATGTTGTTGGAAGACCCAATACCGCAACGAATATAGAAACAGAAA ACTTACGAAAATTGTCTCGCTCAAGAGCGTCATCACCTTCTCATACTAGGAGTAGGACAGCGAGTTTAAGTCTTTCTCAGAAGCCAAGAGACATTCTTAAGTCTCCAGATGCACCGTTAAATTCGAAGAAGGCAACTTCACCAACTGTTGTGGATGGAAACGTACCAGTGATTTCAAATACCTCAAGTCGCGGTGTATCAAGACAAGAAAGAGTCGGACGCGCTATAAACAAAGTAGATTCTGAAATCGACGAAAGGCTAAGGAGTCGCGAACTTATCGGACAAGTTACGGATAGAAGAGCTGTTGACAGAGTTCGTATTAAAGCTAGACGAGTCACTTTTACTTGGCAGAGAGGCATTAAAATAG gtCAAGGAAGATTTGGTAAAGTGTACACAGTAGTTAATAACCAGACCGGTGAACTGTTAGCTATGAAAGAAGTACAATTGCAACCAGGAGATCACAGAGCAATTCGGCGAGTTGCCGAAGAACTGCAAATATTTGAAGGAATTCAGCAGAAACATTTAGTTCGATATTATGGCTTAGAAATTCATCGG GAAGAAATGTTAATTTTCATGGAATTCTGCGCTGAAGGAACCTTGGAAAGCTTAATAGCAGGTAGCGGGACAGGTTTGCCAGAGTCATTAGCTAGAAAATATACTCACCAGCTTCTTTCAGCCGTAGCAGTTCTTCATTCTCACGGAATAGTGCATCGCGatattaaaa ctgcaaatatatttttaacggATGAGGGTAATTGTTTGAAACTTGGAGATTTTGGTAGTGCAGTGCAAATTAAAGCGCACACCACTATGCCTGGTGAATTGCAAGGTTTTGTTGGCACTCAGG CTTACATGGCACCGGAAGTATTCATGAAATCAGAAACTGGTGGTCATGGTAGAGCTGCAGATATTTGGTCAGTTGGTTGTTGCATAATAGAAATGTCTAGTGGACGGAGGCCATGGTCAGATTATGATTCTAATTACCAAATAATGTTTAAG GTGGGAATGGGCGAGACCCCAGCGTTACCAAAAAATCTGTCCGTTGAAGGGGTTGATTTAGTGAACAAGTGCTTACAACATGATCCAAAGAAAAGATTAACTGCGAATGCCTTACTCGCACTACCGTTTGCCCAAGCATACGAAGATGTAAATGCTGATTTAATGGTACCACGTCATCAAATATAA